The genomic segment CAGTGTGGCGTACACACCCAGACAGGTTGCCAGGACGGAGCTCACCACAGCGATCGTCAGATCTTTTCACACTGGCCTTGACTGTGCGATGCTTATACGTGGATGTATCTCGAGTCATATATGcacgctgctgtctcctacatacatacacatatttacgtatatttacatatatttacatatatttacgtatatatacataaatatacatgtataaaGAAATACAAGTATGTATATCAATATGTATGCGTGAACATATATGTGTAGCGACGCTTTTTTACGGCAGGTGCTCCGTGACAGATCTGCAGTTGGATGCAGAGACAGTATGTACACCTGCATTTACACGCATCGACTGTTGGGGAGAGGGAGGTCGGCTTCCTTGAAGAAGAGTGAGTAGTGCGTCTCATTTTCCTCAGGATCCGCGGAGCATGCAGTTCAACCAGATGAATACCTGCAGTCTTCGATATGCGATGTTTGCGCGCTGCGCGAAGGAACTCGGCGACGACCACACCCGCTGCAAGTgcggaaagaaacgaaaggaaacgggaggcagaaaagagcgGGGAAGGACgagcaagaggagaggagagagagagagacggagacagaaagagacggagacagaaagagacggagacagaaagagaacgaagaacagtggggaaagaagagacgggggAGGGCAGGGAGGGACAGGTAGAATGGCGAACAAAGCGTAACAAGGAAGGGACGTACTCTCTTCAATTCAATAACATTTCCTCCCACCTGTCTATGCACGTGAACATAATaatacatttacatatataaacCCTAAATAAataaaaatatataaatatatatatatatatataatatatatatatatatgtatatatatataaatatcgGCACATATTTCGCGTTTGCTGGCAATAGTTGCGTTTGCTCGTGCGTCCAAGTGAAGGGTGCATGTCAATCTTGTGTCCGACTCTCGAGTTTGCATGTCTTTTCTGGAGACATCGATCGACAAAGAACGCGGTGATTTTTTTCAGGTACCAGTTCTACCGAGCCCAGGTGGCTTGCCCGATCGAACAGATCGAGTTGTGGGAGGACTACAGGCAGAAAGGTATGTTCTTGGAGTTCGGAGGGTGGCAGGTTTCCCTGTTTCGCGTGCGCTTCGTTCCCTTGTGCGACTACGCCTCCCAGTCTTGTCTATGCGTGTCTTTCTGactgtcttctgtctcctctcttcttccttcgctgcgcctctgtcttcccttccctgtctctctctctgtctctctctatctatctctgtctctctctgtgtctctttgttctGCATCGCTGTTGTTCGTCTGCCTTCGTTCgatgtctctgttctttcccCGCGTcggtttttttcgttttgaGTTGCGTtattctctcccttttctttccttccactGTCGCTCGAACTCTTCGCCAGCTGTCGAGCCGCTTTCGCCCGCGCGGCTTTTCTCACCAgcgtttctcctgttttttcttccttctcaggCACTTGCCACTTTGACCTTCTCCCCGAATTCTCCACGCGCCATATGTGGCAATGAGCGCAGTttcctcgagttctctcgtctcgcctttctctccaggcTCGTCCAGGTTCCCTCTGCTGCGGAAGctccgagaaagaagagagataggagagaacagagaaaagagaagaacctgGACGCAAACGTTTGCAAAGAACTCGTGCCCTGGAgacctcgttttctgtcggcCGCATCCGATCCAGCTTCAAAGGAGAACGGGGAaagccacagagagagagagcagcttGGGTGGAAGTACATGTGGGCTTCGCGTGGACTTGAAAGACGAGATCTGCGTATGCGGGGAGCAAAAAGTTCTTTCTTTGTGTCCGGTTCACTTTTCCTCATCACGGTTGTGAAATCCTTGCTTTTCCAGCAACTCACACAAAAGGCGTCTCACCACCATTTCTCGGGCCGCTcccctgctgtctctcccgcatgcagctcgggtgtgtttgcgtctctgtcctACGAAAAGAAGGCCCTCCTTGCTGGGCTGCCTTCAGCTCgctttgcctcttctgcaCCAGTGAAAAGGAGATCTTTCGAAGGAGAGCTCAGGCGAAGCAGGGAAGCTGCAGATACTgactgctgcatgcatttgagCCTCTCGGGGGTCGCGGGCCTGCGCGAGCATCCTGTACATTTGAAAGCCTCTGCAGAGGTGCAGTCGGTCACTCAGCGCTTATGCTGCTCTAGAAAGGTTTTCGAAAAAAGACAGGCCAGATgtgcgaggaaagaaaaaacgaggagacgaaaaggaaagcgaggagacagcgaagagaagtCGCGGCATACACGCGAGTTCTTTGCGAAGCCGAGCTACCAGAGAATTTCGAGTTTTTtgagagaacgcagaaaggCTCGAGGAAAGACGCTAGTGATCTAGACGCAGGAACGCAGTAGGCGAACTCGAGATAGAAGGAACTTTGTCTTTACGAGGTTTTTTAGCAAAGACACCTTTCGACTCGTGACACGAGCAGAAATGTAAGCATCCGAGCCGCCTCGGTTTCGCAGGACCTTCGTTTTCAAAGAGACCGAGCGCTCCTGTAGAGACGCCGGGAAGAGGGGCAAGGAAGatcaggagacaggaggccgACGCCTGCAGTGTGTGCCAGCCAGAAAACGCGAACTCGCCTCTCACTTGTAAATAAACTACGGCAACGAGCTTAGCGTTGGGAgctcttgttctttctctgttgctgAATATTCGCCTCCGGTGTCGTCGAGTTTCAGGGACGGTCTTCAGGCCACGGGGCAGGCTGTGGAGTCAGGCTCCCGCTTTGGTTGGACTCGCATGCACGAAGAGAGCATGCAGCTCTGTCTTACGTACGTTTCGAGGTTGATTTTTCCAAACAAGAAAGCAGTTTCTTTGCGTTTCACAGCATGGCCCTGGAGAGGTAGCTTTGGCCAACCACGCACGCGTGCGTGTCTCGGGCGGTCGGAAGTTTCTCCCGAAATCGTAAATGCGGAGTGCAACGGAAGTTTACAGACGATTAGCGGAGGGCAGACCCTCAGTCTCGGGTGCGGTGTATAAACgaccagaagagagaaggtggaggaaaagagaaaagagaggaagaggacgggCCTTCTCTGTGCTTCGCAGTCGTGAGACACGCGACGACCAGTTTGGGATAGAATCACTTGCAACACCGCATGATGCGCTCGACAAGACCATTGAGGCGCGCTGTGGCAGCAGCAGAGCCTGCAGCAAGTACACGTTACAGCAGTTCTACtacaaaagcagagaaaggaaaaaactcTTTTCAGTCGGGACTCACGCGCGAAGAGACTTCCACCGGAAATGACACATTGGAGCGGACCGAGagggaggggaaagagagaggaagaggcgaccgacggagaaaggaagaaagagagagatgaaacaagagagatagaagagggggaggaaaaagaaaggcggAAAAGAGtggcgagaaaggagacaacgagaaggagagaaacacagtaggaaagagagagagcggaagagGTGTATTGTGACTGCAGTGTAGTCtttcaggagagagaacgctttccttctcttcattGACCCTCCAGCAAGTCGTCTTCCGCGCTTTGCATCCCCGAAGTCTTTTGTGTCAGCCTTTGAATCTAACTCTCTTgacctgcttctctcgtctcgtcgATTGAAGGGTGTCTCTCAGCCACAGGTGATAAGGATCGCTagtgaaaagaagaaatcgacATCTCAAAACCCTGTGTGCCTCGtgtgcttctgcttcctctttctcctaCCTATCCCCCTTCCCTCAtcatctttttctttccttttctctccgttttttctcttctctcaacCTCCTGGACGTTGCGACCCATTCCAGAGAGGCGACCCAAGCAACGGACACACGAACTTGTTCTCcaacttctcttctctttcttgctttCCTCGCACTTTCTGTCTGCCGTGTCTACTTCCcccttttcctccctctttcctccttctctccctttcttcctcttttctccgttttctctctaaCTCTCTCGCTGTGGTCGGCGCCTATCGGGCAGAGCGCCGCTGGGCGCCGTCTGCGCGAGCGCGGAGAAAGAGCTGTGGGACCTAAGCGGCTTTCTGCGAGGGGCGCACAATCTTTTCTCACGCGCGTTTTTGTGCGGattcgcgagaaaagagcaggGAGACAAACCGTGCACCACACCCTTCTGTTTCAGAAAAATATCCAAGAATCTTTttatttcttctctccacgctcttctctcgcagtcGATCTGCTCCACGCTCGTTTTGGCGGGAcccgcgcgtctctctgcttccttcctttgttcctttcctccccATCCacgtgtgtttctcttcgcaaCTTCCCTCCCTGCCCAagtcttttcctctcttgttctctttaTCTTTGTCGttctcgttccttctctctttgtctcgtcGCGCTTGCTCCTCCAAAACAGCGCGCTCTGCTGACACACCGCCCATCTTTTCCTGCCATCGCTGCCTCCGTGAGGAACCTCCAGTGAGAAACAGAGTTCGTCCAAGTCCACGCTTCTGGTCTCGTCCTCGAattctcctccttctctctcgagaggtctgtcgctttcttttcttccctaGAGCTCGGACGCtagctctttctcttctctcgtctttttctccagccctgtctctgtctccttccttgaCCTCTTCTGCGTGCTCTTTTCCGTCTACCTGCCCTGCGTCCTCCTCTGCtccgcttgtctctctctttctctctatctttctctctttctgcgtctctctcgccgttcACTCTCGGTCGCAAGTGTCCAGTGTCTctgatgaagaagaagaagacagggtCGGGGCGCGCCGCGGCGTCGACGCGCGCGTTGCTTTCTGCGGGGGGGAAGCAAGGCTCTCGCGCAGTCGTGGCGCTGACCGCTGAGACGCagcgcgttcttctccgcgaACGGACAGGCTCCAGCTCGAGACGCATCGTCGTCTCTCCAGGGACAAAGACGGCGCTCCTCGCTGTGGCGCCTGCCGAGCAGACCGCGGAGACAGTTGAGGCGCGGAAGGCTCGCCTTCTGGGCATGTCTCTCGACGCCCTGATTCgcgacgaagcgagagaaaagcagactcCCCTGCTCCCGGTCCCCCCTCGGCACAACACCCCAGGGCCTCTGCGCCTCGCACAGGCCCGAAGTGTCTCCTTGAGACCCGCGGAGAAGGCCCAAGGCTCTTCGGGCGCCACGGACGCGAAGGGAGGCGGCGCTGCGGGGCGGCTGTTTCGACAAGCGATTGGGCGCGGCGGGGAGTCTGCTGGCGAGCGGGAGGGAGACGCCGGGAGCGgccgaggcggcggagacaacGCGGGGCGCCTGCGGGTggcaggtgtctccgcgacGCGGGACGCAGGCCCGCGGGGGGTCGAGAGAGCGCCGCCGCCTGGGGCGTCCGGGGAATCCTCTCGCCGGACGAGCATCGAAGAAGGACTTGTCTCTGACGAAGATGGACTGGAGCGTCCGAGACACACGCCGCGGTGCTCCAGAAAGCTCACCgcgccgaaggagacaccccTCTTGAACGGCGGCTGGACCTCTGggcgcgtctgtctctcgcccgCGGTCGGAACTCAGCGCGTGAAGCTGGTGGGCCGCGACGAGATCGACGAGGAAGCTGGGCAAGGCCCGACGCAGGACGAGGGCCCCCGGAAAGTCGTCTTGACCGACGGGGCGAGGGAAGTCATGCAGAGTTGCCGAAGTGGAAGAGTTCGACTtcaaggagaagaggaagaggagggagaagaggaagaaggagaagagggagaaggacagagagtGCCGGAAGGGATCGAAGGAAAGTCGCAGAGAGCAGTTGAGAGGGAGACTGgcgcgaagacggagaaagaagtgagACACTCGCGGGAGGCCGAGACGCGGGCAGCACGCGCATGTCTTCAGACTGCAGCGAAAGCCGCCGCgttgtcttctgcgtctcctgcctTCCCGCGGAGTGCGAACGCGCGCCAGGCGACAGCGGAGCGCCATCCCGCGGGCCTCGGCCCCGACGCCCAGAGACCAGGCTCCACGTCGCGAACTGTTGCCTgccgagaaacggagacaggcctCAAACAAGGACTCAAAGAAGGACTCAAACAAGGACTCAAACAAGGACTCAAAGAAGGCCCCAAACAAGGCCCCAAACGAAGCCCCACACAGGTGCCTAAGGGCCCCGAGCAGACCCGTTCaggctctgcgtctccgcgggGTCCGCGCGGCGTGGAAGGCCCTCAGCCAGAGGGAGACAGTGGGGAGCGTCGGGGAGACACTTCGGCTGCAGTCGCGAGGGGCGGCGagtccgcgcatgcagttgctgcGGAGAtgcggagagacgaaagaacgCCGGGCCCCGCAGGGCGCGTCACGTTGCCGGCGGAGGGCGAAGGCCCGCGGCGAGTCGTGAGGCGCGAGTCTGGGGCAaagacgcgaggagacacgccTGGGTGCGCGCCGCGGGCAGCTGAGCAAGACGCGGTCGGGCCAGCGCTGCAAGCGAGCCGGGGCGAGGGGAtcaggcgaggaagaagtctTTCTGAAGAAGGCTCGCGAGGGCGACCCGCGGCCGGCAAGACTCGCCGTAGGTCGCCGTCGGTCTCCGAGGAGGCGTCgcgacgcgcgagagagggagcgcAAATCCGCAGAGACCAACCGGGAGATTatcggagacaggagagaagctcGAGGGCGAGAAGTCGAAGCGTGGAGGCTGCGCAGACAGGGCGCGAATCCAGAGAGCGCAGTCGACTGTCCCCGCGCGCTCCCAGGGGCCAGGACGGTTTCCGCGCCGAGGGTCCACTGCGCGGGAAGGGATCGCCGCGTGGAAGTCAACTGGCGGCTGCTGGCTCCGAGGAACTCACTCTGGggcgcgaaaaagagagagcgtCTGGCAAACGGACTGCGAAGGGGAGCGCTGCGTCACCGGAGCGGCGAGGCCGCGAAGTGGATCGGGGACGGACCCAAGGTGGGCGTGAAGACTCGCGAGCTGGCCGCGGAGACCGAGCCGGCTCGCCCTCGGCGCGAATCGTCATTCTCGCAGAGACAGGCTCCACAGCTGAAGATGTTACGAACCGAGAGGGCGCACATccgacgaggaagcgaggccGGAGCCCGTCCGGGCCTCTCGAAGAACCGAACGGCGCAGAGAGGCCGCGGCCGGCTGCTGCCGGAAGGACTCGAGGGAGGTCACCCAGGGCAAGCCAATCGCTGTCACGAGACCCGTCTTTGGAGCCGAAGCGGACGCGTCGGGACGCAGACTCGCCGCCGCGGCGCGAACAAGACAGGCGACTGAGCGTGAGCGTCTCGAGGGAGCGGCGCAGGGCCCGCGAGTCCGCGCGAAGTCCCcgtcgagagcgagagacccGCGGTTACGGAGCTCTGGAGCGCGAGATGTCTCCACGGAGAACGTGGCGGAGCCCCAGTCGCGGGCGATCGTTCTCTGGGGCGTCTACGGGGCCGCAGAAGCGACGGGCCTTCAGTCCGCGCCGGGAGGTGTCGAGGTCCCCGCGAGGCCCGCGAAGATACGCCGATTCCCCAGGTCACCGGCGCGAGAGGAGCCCAATCATGAGACCACTAAAGCGCGGCGCGGCTCCTAGGGGCCCGCGCagtgtctccgtgtctccggGACCCGTCCGGGGCCGCGTGGCGCGTCGAAGAAGTCCGAGAGGCTACCGCGACTCGCGGACCTTCGACCGGAGCAGCTCCGACTCACGCCGGTGCAGCCGCAGCTGGAGCCTGAGTCGGAGCAGAGACCGAAGACCCGTTCGACGGAGatcgttctcctcctcactGTCTCCCGGCGGTCGCTCGCCGTACTCGAGCCGGTCAGTGTCGCCTGAGCCACGGCGCAAGGCCCCGTCCACGGGGCGCAGATTCCGGAGCCGCTCGCCGTTTGAGGACTTCAGCCGCGGGCCGCGCGGCgcgcctccagagacaggtgtctcctcccgGGGCCTGCACGAGCCGGTGGGCTCCAGAAGCCGGCGCGGCAGGCAGTTCGAGGTCCGAGGGCCCTCGTCAGGCGGCGGGGCCGCGCCGGTGGTTCTGCGGACGCGGCGTCAACGCGAAGAGTCGCAGGAGCCTTTGCGAGCCTCGCGTCGCGCGCCGTCTCCGGTGCCCGTGGTGCTCGCGCCTCCGACTGGCCCAGCTCCGCAGATCGCCATTCTCCGCCCGCGAGGGGTCCCGGAAGGCCCAGCGGAGCGCCGGGGATCGCTCGCGGGCCACAGAGAgtccgagagagaggagacgcgacacTTCGAGGAGCGACgccgcgaagaaaggagacacttcgaGGGCCAGCGCTTCGGAGACAGTTTCGGGCGCGGGCCGGCGCCGGGCCCAGACGACTCGCCGCCACGCGCATGTGGGGACTACCTGCTGGGCAGGCGTTGCCCCGCAGGCGGTGCGGCGACCTGTCCGCTCTTGCATCCAGCGCAGCGCGACTTGTTCAAGTTCGACCAACACTCGCTGTGTCTGAAGCCAGCCTACATGCGCGAGGCGGTCGCGCTGGGCTGGGTGCCCCGCGCCGCGCGCCCCTTGGACGCAGGCGCCCGGAGACCTGTGGATCCCAAAGGCGCGCGCACAGCTGAGGACCGACGCGGCCgcagagccgcagagagCGCCCGCGGAGACCGAGCGCCGGCGCAGGCCGAGGAGCGGCGGCGGTCAGCGCGAGAGGACAAcgcgagcgacgagagaaaggaagagcgagaggaacggagagaaccAATTCAGAGATCTGCTTCTCAACAACGCGCGCTGGACGGATACTTCAAATCGCAGACCCAAGAATTCCTCAATGCAGAGTCCTACATGGAAGGGTGGTGCAAGAAGGAACTCATCGAGGTAGGGGGgggggagaaacagagagagaaggaaaggagtggagagaagagagaagaaagaaggaaagatagaaaaggggaaggaaacgagcaCAGGTTGTAGTgaaggaacgcgagagaaaaggactcCAGGAGAGATGACGGGAGTGTTCGGAAAAGCGGGTGAGAAGactgcagaaaagagaaaagagtaGAGGGATGCCCGGTAAAACAAGAAGCAGGGGAGAGAGGTGATAGAGGTGGAGAGAGTTTGAGGTCTTTGGGGGTGATAGATGCGATACAGCATTCGCGAGTCTCGGTCGACggagcgaagacagagggaaatcagaaaaaagacacaaactGGATGCGATCCCCAGGTGGAGCAGAGTCTTTCTCGGGGATCGAGCTGTGTGCTCTTTTTTTGACACAGGAACGGTGgctctgtgtgtcttgttCGCAGTATTTTTACGACGAATATCTCAGTCAAAACATGTCCAAGGAGGACGCCCTTGCTTCCGCTACAGGTGCGCGAGAGTTCCTGTGTCCCCATGTCCTTTTTACatcttttttttcgatgcTTCTTTGGTGTGTCTTTGTTGGAtctctcctgtctgcagttttttttcgcctttcgtcctctcttcccaGTGCTAcctcctcctttctttttgcttctctccatcgctctctttcgtccccctccctcctctttgcttcctctcatttctttcttccgctctgttctttctttccttcttgcgGTCTCCCCCGCCACGCGTTTGCCTGTCGGTagcctctctgccgcctgtTCTGCACGGTCGGTGTCTCCatatgtctctgttttctgccgCTGTCTGCACAGCCTACGTCGAGCGGCCCGAGGAGTATGGCTTGCGGAGGACCACGGCGGAGTGAGGCCAGGACTCTTCAGGATGCAGAGGCGTCCAgactgtcttcttcccagctcttccagcttcttcttcctcgccgccgaCTTCCTCTGTTCCGTGAAGGGTCTCCGTGGgggagcgcgaggaagacggcgGCTCTGCTGCGCGTCGGGCGtggagacaccgcagagcgcggcagagacacgaacagaggaagaggaggaggaaaggaaacactGCGGACCCCGTGACAGACTGACGGTTTCTTCGACTGCTTTCCTGGTCGAGGACTGActcagaagaaggaaacgtgGAGAGGATGCAGGCTGCGTAAAGAGATAAAGAACGCTTTCGGCTGAGAGCGACGCCTGACGAAGCGCGCATACAGGTGGAAACCTGCGCagctgtttgtgtctctttcctttcctgtgCGCACAAACTGATCTCAGTTTCCGGCCACTCTCGCCCAAATTCGTCTGAAATGGCTCGAGGCGAGAAACGTCTCTTCAGGTCCAATTGTTGGCTTGACCTCTGCGAATCTAGAGAGAGCACCTACAATgggctgtacgtacactggTCGTATGTACACGTAGAGGGCTTCAAGGTTTTTGTGACGTTGAAAGGACTTTTCTGCGACGTTTACGATTTGTCCAAGACTGGCGAGAACCAGTCCTttcagagacgcgaagactCCAAAAGTTTCCTGTCtcgtgtacatacacctcgtTTTTCCTAAGGAGGTAGCCGGGGTGTCGGCTGTTCGTGCCGAATCGCCAGTTTCTCGCACACACTCGACCTCTCCcgttcctcgtttccctcactgtttctctttttccacctCTCAGGCGCGTCTGTGGGCGAAAATGAGAGATGgactctccgtctctgtcgcaacctagcggagacagctgggaGCATGTCTACGACGAAACGAAGGGAACACCGCTGCGAGCTATGTAGCTTTCTGTCAGCCTCTTCTTTCACGCTCACACACATTTTTCTGTAGAGATAGATGTGTACTTGAACTAGACTCGACTTCcggagtttctctctcgcttcctggaGTCTTTTAGAGACCTAGCGTGCGATTCTAACTGTTGAAAAACGGAGTCACTCTCGAGGGCGGTAGCGAAAAGTCACTGGTTCGCTGTATTGACGGACGCTTGACCACAGGTCGGTCCCGTTGCCTCAAGCGAGCTTTCCACTTCAACGTGAGAcgcctctttttttcgattcTTACTGGCGGGAGCGAAGCTCCCCGGGCAGCTTGACCCTGCATTCGCCTCGGGCGCTGAACCGAACATGTCAGCTCAACACTGTTTCGCAACGATCCAACAACTCAGCACAAAAAGGCGCATTTTCACCGAACAAAGCTGATGCCCATCCGGGGACAGGAGTCCTGCGTCCTTTCTCAACTGGCGAAGGACTTGCAACGGCTCGGTGTGTGCGTGCACAGTCGCGAGCGCCAGATCGCGTTTGGatcgcgttcttctttggGAGACTTGTGGCAAAAAACATCCGCCACATGGTTTTCCTTTCGGTTCGAGCGCTTGCCGGTGGCACTTCGACGAACAGGGTCGCTTCCGTCGACACTTGGAAAAGGAACGGAAACTCCCCGCTCAAAGAAGGGGCTCCCTTTCTGCATCGTCTCCTGTTCCCAGCGTTCCGAGTCGTCTTGCCCAACCGGTGGTAGGTCTGAGTACACCGCTGGGCGACAGGTCACGCGTTGCGGAGACGGGACTGCTGCCCTTTTCGCTTTCGCTTTCGAAAACGCAAAAaatcctctctgctctggcGCTTACAGTTCCTTTTCAGAGCGTCTGAAAACGACTCCACCATCTGTCGAGCGCTTGGGTGGCGGAGGCAGCAGTTGCTCGACAGCGAAAAGAAgcactttttcttctgcagcctctcagggagaaaggagggttgtttttctcttgggATAGAAAGGCTGGTTGCGAAGCGTTCTTTCCCCATCTTCCAGGtttcgggtgtatgtacaccgcagaATCTGGCTGTTGACCagaggtgtatgtacaccgcaaCAGAACTGGACACATGCGTCGTCAGCGCGTGGTCACCTCACTGGTGTTCGAGCagtttttcgctcttttctcgtcgtttcttccccgtctttctctcttgtcttctttcgtccCCCAATTTTCCATCTCAACACATGGTTTGAGACACTCTTCATCCCCAAAGTGATCCTCTCGtatcttcctctcctccgtttcgAGCTGGTCCCTCTTGCATCTTGTGCctgtctgccgcctctctctcacctcaGCTCGAACGAAGGCGccgctctgtttccttcgtcctcttcgctctcctttcGTCCTCGTTCGTTGATCACAGACGCAAGAAGTGTCTTTCAATTTTAACTGGATAAAGTCTTCTTGCAAGCGGCGTGGAGTTCCTCCTCACCCGTCGACAGGCTCAAGCGAGGAGAACAGCTGCACCTCCCTGAAAAGCATGGCTTCCGTCGCGTCTCCTGTGAGCGCccccgtcgtctcctctcttgcctctcccTCAACTTCCTGCCGCACACAGCCACAGCGCGCCCCCTTCCTGTCCTAGAGGCATCCCGTTCGTCCTCTTCAAACTTTCTCCACTGTCTTCAAGTCTGTCTCtcagtctttcttctcttctccccctcttcaCAGCGTGTGCCTGCAGGGCGTTCTCTGGCGCCTTCGAGGCGGTGCTCACCATTTCTTCCAAAAGGTCACAGACAtgcatctttcttctccccctcgtCCAGCCGCCCTCGCCTCCGCGGTCACGCCGGGAGACCAGCGACGCGATTCCGCCTCAGacggcgtctcttcttctgagaAGGAAGCTGAGCGACGCGAAGGCAAACAGGCAACGTACAgcaacgagagaagcgctgACCGGATGCTCGAGCGCTTTTCTGAGCTCTGGGGGGATTCTGGGGGGCTGCAGGGCTACTTGCCGTCCGACTGCGGcgccgaagagagacagcatgGAGAGGCAGATcccgaggaagacgaggaaggcgattTCTCTCGCTACTGTCGGGCATTCTACCgcgagcaagagagacaacaaCAACGTTTGCTCCAAGGACCGGTCGACGAGTGAGTGGCAGGAgcccgagaagagagagcaccTGCTCTTGTTCGATACGTGTCTTGAACTTGGACTGGTCGAgcgccttttcctctttcatTCTTTTTGTAGCTCTTCaactcttctccgtttttcctcttcatcccgtcttctccttcaaaatctcctcctcccctctcttccttaccttctttgtctccttgccaccgcttcttctcttcgctttcttctttccctccttcttctcctttttcttaTTCTCTCCattcctcgtttcctgcctcttcctctccttcgcttcgcctcttcctcctcttcttttgcaccacgtcttctccttcgtcacACACCGTATTTCGttcagttttttctttttccagaCTGGAGCGGCTTCGGCGCCCTCTGGAGGAGGTCCTGGAAGGCGTCTCGCAGATGGA from the Toxoplasma gondii ME49 chromosome IX, whole genome shotgun sequence genome contains:
- a CDS encoding hypothetical protein (encoded by transcript TGME49_306400) is translated as MKKKKTGSGRAAASTRALLSAGGKQGSRAVVALTAETQRVLLRERTGSSSRRIVVSPGTKTALLAVAPAEQTAETVEARKARLLGMSLDALIRDEAREKQTPLLPVPPRHNTPGPLRLAQARSVSLRPAEKAQGSSGATDAKGGGAAGRLFRQAIGRGGESAGEREGDAGSGRGGGDNAGRLRVAGVSATRDAGPRGVERAPPPGASGESSRRTSIEEGLVSDEDGLERPRHTPRCSRKLTAPKETPLLNGGWTSGRVCLSPAVGTQRVKLVGRDEIDEEAGQGPTQDEGPRKVVLTDGAREVMQSCRSGRVRLQGEEEEEGEEEEGEEGEGQRVPEGIEGKSQRAVERETGAKTEKEVRHSREAETRAARACLQTAAKAAALSSASPAFPRSANARQATAERHPAGLGPDAQRPGSTSRTVACRETETGLKQGLKEGLKQGLKQGLKEGPKQGPKRSPTQVPKGPEQTRSGSASPRGPRGVEGPQPEGDSGERRGDTSAAVARGGESAHAVAAEMRRDERTPGPAGRVTLPAEGEGPRRVVRRESGAKTRGDTPGCAPRAAEQDAVGPALQASRGEGIRRGRSLSEEGSRGRPAAGKTRRRSPSVSEEASRRAREGAQIRRDQPGDYRRQERSSRARSRSVEAAQTGRESRERSRLSPRAPRGQDGFRAEGPLRGKGSPRGSQLAAAGSEELTLGREKERASGKRTAKGSAASPERRGREVDRGRTQGGREDSRAGRGDRAGSPSARIVILAETGSTAEDVTNREGAHPTRKRGRSPSGPLEEPNGAERPRPAAAGRTRGRSPRASQSLSRDPSLEPKRTRRDADSPPRREQDRRLSVSVSRERRRARESARSPRRERETRGYGALEREMSPRRTWRSPSRGRSFSGASTGPQKRRAFSPRREVSRSPRGPRRYADSPGHRRERSPIMRPLKRGAAPRGPRSVSVSPGPVRGRVARRRSPRGYRDSRTFDRSSSDSRRCSRSWSLSRSRDRRPVRRRSFSSSLSPGGRSPYSSRSVSPEPRRKAPSTGRRFRSRSPFEDFSRGPRGAPPETGVSSRGLHEPVGSRSRRGRQFEVRGPSSGGGAAPVVLRTRRQREESQEPLRASRRAPSPVPVVLAPPTGPAPQIAILRPRGVPEGPAERRGSLAGHRESEREETRHFEERRREERRHFEGQRFGDSFGRGPAPGPDDSPPRACGDYLLGRRCPAGGAATCPLLHPAQRDLFKFDQHSLCLKPAYMREAVALGWVPRAARPLDAGARRPVDPKGARTAEDRRGRRAAESARGDRAPAQAEERRRSAREDNASDERKEEREERREPIQRSASQQRALDGYFKSQTQEFLNAESYMEGWCKKELIEYFYDEYLSQNMSKEDALASATAYVERPEEYGLRRTTAE